TAGCTTCTGCACTCGGTTAATTAATCGCCACCTCTTTTGTGCCTCTCAGCAGTCACTGCTTAATCCTGTTACTCcattgtggctgtgtgtttttgtggatgcttgtgtgtgcatgtgtttgttcgTGGATGAGCTCCTTTTCATTTGCAAGAGGAAgatttttgtcagtttttcaAACCCACAGGGACCAAGTGTTATTGACTGTCAGGTACTTATTAAGAGACCTCACTTAATTCCAGAGAACCCAATTTTTTCAAGGAAAGCAAAATCCTGAAAAATGTAGTGTAAGCTTCTTAAACACTGCATATTACCATTTGAAATCACTCCACTAACTTAAGTTTCTATTGTGTTACATTCCATGAAGTCATGCAGTGATCACATCAGTCTTCCTGACAGATCTTGCTCCCTGAAGACAGACCTCTGCATATTGCAGCTATTTGTTATGGTAAATGACATTGTCGAtgtgtctctgctgcctgcCAGCACAAGAGTGCTAtggatttttgttgttgttgcaacACTTCctaatgtatttatgtatttagtgAGGTTTGGTCTATGGATCTCGATAATGAACGTTAGATGCTCTAGCAATCTAATTTGTCATGTCTCCACTGTTACTTATTATTCATGCTGGATTTCTTCTATTTTGTTCAGTGAACCTGATCCAACGAAGTGtctctaaaacaaaaaagagcatCCTGTGAAACGCACAAGAAGCTCAGTCACTAAACAGTACACTTACATAGGCCTCAGAGCCTGGGGGTAGGGGGGGGATTGTGTGCTGAGGGGCACCTGCCATATGCTCTCCGAGTCAGGCCTCAAACAAAAGCCTGTCAATGCAAGCAGGACAACCAGCCAGACGCTTcccagagagggggaggggagcaGAAACTGAGGGCTGGAGGTTGAGTGTGCaggcgtgtgtttgtgtgttcgtgGTAGAGACTTGCTGTAAGCTAGCATTGCTAAATTAGGAGATGGTTGCCGTGGCAACCTTGCGATAAACCTATGGATTTCTTTCCCTCCTGATCACCCTAATTAATATACACATTCAAGTCTAATCCATTTCCTATTTGAATGGACAATGTTTCACCACCGCACAGCCATTGAACCGACTGGGTTCTGGTCTTTCTGCGTTTAGCTGCtggctgtttttcctcttcGTTCTCTCACCTTGTCAGGGACAGGCGGAGAGAGCCAGTCCTGGGACAGGGCAGCCAGTAAAAGCAGCCCCACATCCCTGGGGGGTTGGGAAATGAGTGGAGCGGTACTTCAAAGCCAGGTCGGCTGCTGATGTTAAACAGGGTAGAAGGGGAGGGAGAAGAGGTGGCCTGCAAAATGGGACATATTAGAAGTGAACCACTCTGCAGGGTGCCCTGAAATGTAGATGAATAGGGAACCCACTCCCACTTTTATGCCCATCTCAGGTTTGACAGTAATTCTGATGGAACTGTTGTCATGTGCAGCCCTCAACATTAATGAAATTATGCAGAGATGGGTGTGGACATGTGGGTATCATAAATTATTATCAAATGCTTCTAAAGCACCAGTTTATCTTTTTATGTTGGGGAGCTGTTGTGTAGTTGTGCACAAACTGTGGCACACATCTCAAAATGTAGTAATATttagtgttttgttgtgtaatGCATGAGGCTCTGTTTGTTCACATACCCCGTGTCAGCCATCATCACCTGTATGGCAAGAGCCCATACATTgccccatgcacacacacacacacacacacacacacacacacacacacacacacacacacacacacacacacacacacacacacacagggccagGTTTCTAGGATTGTCCCTGGTCACCCAGGCATTAGCATCAAGGGTCAAGGGTCAGCCTGGGCTTACAATGCGTGAGCTGCCAGGGCCAGGGAGATTCTGTGATGGAGCTGTGACTGATTTCACACTCCCAATGAAAGATGAACCAGTAAATAAAAGAGTTTAACAAGGAAATTCCTCTATTAGCTGTAAagtgaaagataaaaaagaaaaagtttttttccttttaaatctTAACTTACTCTTAAATCTCAATCAATGTTAAAAGATGATATTAAgataaaaaacagtttgaaaaacattagaaataaatatatatgcatatttACTTCTTTTGGGATTATGAAACTGTCTGACAACACAGACCTGACACATGAACTAGAATCACTGTGTTGTGAGATCAGCAGAAACACggttctttgtctctttgtgagAACGCACCTCTCAGGTTTCCTACTGGCCCCTATTGCTCTTAaccaccccccaccctcacctcCTTCCCTAAGCAGCACACCTGGGAGGAGGCGCTGTATCCCAGCCTTACCTCTCCCTAACCCCTGACCTGTAACCCCTCACTTTTTACCCCATCTTTTCTCACCACCATCGCCTGTGGCTGCTGTGAGAATGGTTGAGCATCCTGTAGTGACAGTACATGGAGAGGATTGCTGGTGTAGATTAAAGATAAAAAGcgaggctgttttttttttttgtgtccatCATCACCGCTCGCTGACTTCAGATAGGATCATCGAGTTGCCTGCATTCCAGGTAGGCTGAACTCACACGAGAGGAATTTACCATTCACGTTCAGAAGGACAACAGCAAAAGGTGTTTGCATGTTGCTACAGGGCGATAGATAGAATACATATCAAGTCCGGATTAATTACACTGAAGGAGGTTTTGCAATTTTTTGAAATGGGATTATACAACTTTGAGACAAAGAGTTAAATTCTAAAAATAATTCAGATTTCAATGCACTCTAGTTTTTCACGTTTTAAATTAGCACTAGAGAtgaaaaaatcaagaaaaaaaacactgacagtaTCTCTggaaattaataatttaaagtttttttcaaaagcaaaaatggaaaataataaatgttcatCAGTTTCTCAGACCAACACTCTTAAATTACCCTATTATAGTCAAAACAGTTGGGAGTATTTTTCAGaattttacatatatattttagtcCAAACAATTAACTGATTTAAACagatcaataaataataatatgaataacaacaataataatgatgatgatgccaaGTTTCAGTCACAATCAGCACCTGTGTCTGAAACATTCAACTGACACTGGATGATGTTTGATTTTGCTGCAGAAAAAGTATCAAAGTAGAAGCAggatgatttttgttttcttggccatatgttttgtttttaataggCCTCTGTGGCTGCTCTCCTGCTGTGGCATCTCATTCAAATGAATGAGAGCACTGTTTTGTCACTGGCTGTGATGTGCACTGGAGTCAGTTCTTTTACAGTGAGTTAAACCGCTTTGTGGCTCAGACGCCTACTGAATTTCTGttggttgtttttcattttttcaaagcTGTTGGGCATCCCATGTCTCTCATGCGCACAGGCACCCACAGTAGTAAACCAAAGGAGTAATCACAGAGCATAATGAGGAGATTGACTTCCACTGTCTCCTTAAGATCAAAAAAGGCTAGGGTTGTGTGGAGATTGGGGGCATTGATGGCTTTTTATGGCAGCGTCTGTGTGGACACAGCAGTCTCGGAGCAGACAGAGGCCTGATCCAGAGGATATGAGGGTGAGAGAATGGGGTAAGTGTGGACTGGGCCGTGCAACGAGCCCTAAACAGCCTTGTTTCACTGTGCTTCCTGTTCTGTCTGAGAGACGCCATTACTGCCTCTCTGCTAATTACCCCTCTAGCCTGTTGGGCTGCAgatctccccctcccctcccctcatgCTCTCTCAACCATTCcccctctcctgctctgtttaATGGCAGGTCACAACATCTGTGATAAAACTCGCACTTGGTAGGAAGATGCCCCCCTCACTGAGACGTAGGCATAAAGAGGTAAAAGAGGTCCATCAAAGACAACCACAATAGATGTGGCATGTCAGACAGTCGTCGTTTGAAGGATCCACTTCTAACTATAGTTAGGATAAGTTAATACAGGGCCTATTTATAACATTTAGTTGCCATGGTTTTAGATTGGAGGCCAAGCATTTCCCCAACAGAGGGTTGTTGTTTTTCCCAGCtggaattttattttgacaaagccAATACATAACTTTTCAATCCTTGCCTGAGGATATAATCTCAAGTAATTCTACAACAACCATTGAGTGGCTCTTTGTCAGCTGGAAGCAGTGTGTATGAGCTTATTTGTATGTTCACGTGTTGCTTTGTTTGTATCAGGTGTGTTTTCCCTGTCTAACCAGAAGCTAGACAGAAACATCCATAAtatgtttcagctcattttgaAACTCTATCGGGCCAGGTGcattgatatatttatttttcaacgGTGAAATGTTGAGCTCCGTACATATAAATTGGGCCTTGATCAAAGATAAAACTTAACACTTCAAATATGATTtgaagctttttatttattaggaTTAACCCCTTGATGTATCATCTGGTTTTCAAGGGGGCCCTGAACACAAGTCCCCTTAATGATTTTCCggtattttattaaaaatgtctaTGTATGAATATTGCATTCTCCTGTATTAATATTACTCTGAACAATTCAGGAACTGTGGAGCTACAGTTCTGGGATTGAATCAGGTCCATTGTAAGTCTACACTGTTTTCCAACTTCTTCCTACTTGAAGCTGTGAGCAGTTAAGGCACATGCTTCAGAGCAAAGCCTCTATCAGTGTAACGTGACACCCAGCTCTTCGCCCTCATTCTTAAAGTCTGAGCAGGGGCCTGTTGAACCTGTGGATTAAAAGCAGAGTCACCCCTCTTCATTGGCCACATAGACCCCTGAGGCCTCAGGGCTGTTGCTATGGAAAGTATGTCTTGGGATGGCGATTGGGGAGGGGGCTCTCTAATGGTACTGCTGTAATGTCTGCGAGGATGTGGAGTAAGTGAGAGGGACAGAAATCTCAGGGATTGAGATTACTCGCTTTTTCATAGAAAATAGTCAGGCTTGTGTAATCCACAGTAAGAGCCTGTGCTCTGTAAGCCTATAGAAATGCTTCCCAAGGCTTGTTAGTGTAATGGCTTAGCTTTATGGCCAGATGTTCAGTAATAGTCAACTTAATTGCTAATGCTTAGCAGGCACTTGTTAGTTTCTGTGGAAGCAGGCTCTCAAGAGCTGACCATAAACCTTCTGCATGTGGCTGCAGatattatttattgtaaaatagaaataaagcaATTCAAGAATTTCTGTACAGATGTTTGGGTTGTACATCTGTCTTTAAAATTATGGCATTTTTAGCTGGCATTTTAACTTGAGAATGTTATTATCAGTTTTCAGGGTCGTGAatctcttaaaggttcagtgtgtagaattttgtgatatctagtgttgaagttgcatgttgcagctgaacacccctcacctcaccctctccttccaaacatgaaaaagaacctgtggtagcttcagttgttataaaaactcaaaaggtgtttagtttgtccagtctggactaatgtaaaaaacatggcgacctccgtagagaggaccccctccatgtaaatataaagtgtttaaatataaaggaccttttctggggtaaagaaaactacaattcatacaatttagatgaaacgaactactgaaaacatcatgtggACCTTTAAGGTAACTGACTATTTTACTGATTGACATCTCGCTGATTAGTTAGTCCGACATGGTAATATGATTTCCAGAATTCATCTGAATAACAAATCAGATgcaattaataattattttaaatgtcaattAAAATGACAATTGTCGATAGGTTATATTTTCAATGATTGTGCAGTCTTTCAATTTTTAGGAAATGGTGAAAAATCTAACAATTTACTCTACAATGAATGAATTTTTCAAATTCAAGACATTGATTCAAAAGAGCACAATAAATCGCTCAGGAGTTTCAAACTGATTATACAGTTGAAATCAATGACCTCccattctgctgctgtgatactGTTTGTACGGTTAAATTTGCCGTAAACTCTAAAATCtgctgtatgtttttgtttccaggtAAATTTGAGGAGAAAGAGGACCGGGTTCCCAAACTGGAGCAGCTGAACTCTCTGGGTTTCATGTGCAGCCTGAATCTGGTTCTCAACAAGAAGGATCTGATCAaaatggagctgctgctgctggagacctTTGGCTGGAATCTGTGCATGCCCACACCCGCCCACTTTATTGACTTCTACCTCCATGCCTCTGTGCAGGAGGGTGACCTGTACAACGGCTGGCCGCTATCCTCCCTCTCCAAGACCAAGGCTTTCATGGACAAATACACTCACTACTTTCTGGAAGTCTCACTGCAAGGTGGGTCTAGAGGTGGAGGGTGACACTGCTTTGTTTGTTCATGAACAGATCTGCGTGTGATGTAAGTTTGACAAAAGGATTTATAAAACTCTTGTCTCTGGATTCTTCTAGATCACGCCTTCCTGAGTTTCCGACCATCTCAGGTGGCTGCTGCATGCGTGGCAGCCTCTCGCATTTGCCTGCAGATTTCCCCAAGCTGGACGACAGCTCTGCATCTGCTAACAGGCTACACCTGGGACCACCTCACACAGTGCATTGAACTTATGCTGCTGTAAGAGATACACAAGGCACACACttatagagaaaataaatcaaacagaaagCCAGACTGGCAGATGAGCCCCTCATAGTGTAGATGACATTAAGGCCActttctctctgtatttttgTTGCCATGGTTTTGCATTATAAGACATAGAGGCTTATTACACTGTGTGCAATAATGTGCTGTGTATTTAACAGCTGTAATTAAGTTGGACATTTTTTGTGCAGCGggaggcagtgtgtgtttgtttgtctgctccTCTATAAGTATATTTGTTTGGACATGTTCAGACTAATTGTGTGGGAGTAAAAAGGGTTGGTTTACACTGATCTCTGCTCCTGTTAATGGATTTATCAGAGCACTAGGAAAATGTCCCTGATGTGTTCACACGTCTAGTTTTCTCCCTACAATACAATAATGGGATTAGTTGATATTCATCaccaaatatacagtatttatttttcatcttcttGATGATGACTGAAATGTTTGTGCCTCTCCCCTCCACAGTGCTCATGACAACGACGTAAAGGAAGCCAACAAAACCAAATCCACTCCTCCCCACCGTCCCTCCTCCCTGCAGTCTCATCCCCAGACCTCTCACCTCTCTCCAATGTCAGCCATCCAGAGACCtgcctcctcctcgtcctccacctcttccACACCGCAGCTGCTCTTTCAACCTGATGGCTTCCCACACCTCTCCCAGCATTCCCCGTCCCTATCCCATCTGCAAGCGCTCGCTGACTCCCAGGCTCTGGGGCCCGTGGTGAACATGTCTCAGGATTTCCTTCAAGGCCACAGGATGGGTTTGCTAACTGGGGCTCCCTCCATAACTCCTGGCAGTGGGTTCCCCTCTTACCCAAGCCTGACCTCAGGTCTTCAGCCGGTTACACGTGCGCTTCCACTCCAGGGCCCGATTTCTGTACAGATGGCTCTCGCAGGTGAGCCACGGCACTGTCTGAGTATGGCCTACACTGGGGGCTACCTGGGAGCTCATCACACCTTTGCAGCTGGCTGCTTTGACAGGTGACGccaggagacggagagagatcGCAAACCACCGCGGGAGTGCACTTCTGTGCTTTCAACCCAGCTCCCTACCCTGAAACATCCACTCACAgacctccttcctctctccgtcGCCACCGCAACACCATCAGCATGTCCAGCCCCCCCGCCCATCTCACAGACACGCCTCAAACGCAAGCAGAGGTCCAAAGGCAAGAGGGACCCGGTGGAAGTCATCACACTGTCGTGACAAACGCTCCACTGACTCATGAAATACTGAGGCATTGCAACAATGTAATTGCCACACTCTGAACTGGTTTTCTAAATCTGTTATTGTAGACTGTCATCACTGTGAATGAGATGAAAGCAGCAGTGTGATCGAACACCCACCTCATTCAGTGCCTGTGCTCAGTTGTGTGATAGCTGAGCCAATTTTAGAAGTGCACAGAGCAGCAGTATCTGGGATAAGGATATCTTGCTGctgaacatgttttcttttcttcatttttctcaTCCCAAAAATTTTCCAAATTCAGAGAGAAAAATTGGCTGGAATTTTATTTTGAGCCTTCATTTAGAGGCGAtggaagaagaaacagaggcTTGTTGCTGACTTTGCAAGAAACAAGACTATGCATGTTACTGACATTTTTAGGTTGCGTGTCATTAATTTCAGCAAACATTGATCTAATGTCCGCAAGCTCTGTTAGAGCTGAAGGGCCCCTCTGGGAATTCCTCACCACACAAGACctcagaggagatgaagaattcattgttttgttcaCAGCAGGTGACGTCCGCTGCTCGAAAAATGCCTGcggtgtaattttttttttcttcttctttctcgtTCCTCTCCTCACTGTCATTGtcatctcttctctcccacCTCCAAAGTCGAGCCTTGTGGCAGAGCCATCACACACCTGCGTGATAATGTGGCTGGCTTGAAGCTGCAGGCTTTGTCATACTAAAGTTTGAATATCTCCAACATCCGCCGCTCAAAGAGttgaacacaaacagatgtgACTGGACCAGCGCGGTGAAGGAGACGTGGACTTTGGTTGTGTATTGTACATATGAATTGCTGCTGCCTTCTTATGACCTGTtggttctgtgtctgtgttaatgACTCCAATGTTTACATGAACCACTAAGTATCAGGGACTTTAACAAGATTACTTGAATATGATGCCATTGAAACATGCCATAGCTTTTATTTATAACgacttgttgttttttcttgatttttttatttgtattattcattttgtttgaaGTAGTGTAGCTTTTTTTATACCAACATAGAAAAATCCCATttgttaataatattttttgtacCTGTTCATAGTAATTGTATTTTCAGGCTCAGGTTGTATGGCTGAATTCACAGCCCTCTCATTACTCTGTACTCGTATGCTTTAAAGCAGATGCTCCTGCAGCATCTGTGGGGTCTGAAATGTCCCCCTTCTTCATCACTGGACCATACACTGCTGACTAC
This window of the Paralichthys olivaceus isolate ysfri-2021 chromosome 9, ASM2471397v2, whole genome shotgun sequence genome carries:
- the ccnjl gene encoding cyclin-J-like protein; its protein translation is MGKMERELQWWKGQLAADIHQSLRIKELKLPVYRAHSPQIGMRRYFADLLAILSNRYQLCPTARHLAVYLLDLFMDHYDVAVKQLYVIALSCLLLASKFEEKEDRVPKLEQLNSLGFMCSLNLVLNKKDLIKMELLLLETFGWNLCMPTPAHFIDFYLHASVQEGDLYNGWPLSSLSKTKAFMDKYTHYFLEVSLQDHAFLSFRPSQVAAACVAASRICLQISPSWTTALHLLTGYTWDHLTQCIELMLLAHDNDVKEANKTKSTPPHRPSSLQSHPQTSHLSPMSAIQRPASSSSSTSSTPQLLFQPDGFPHLSQHSPSLSHLQALADSQALGPVVNMSQDFLQGHRMGLLTGAPSITPGSGFPSYPSLTSGLQPVTRALPLQGPISVQMALAGEPRHCLSMAYTGGYLGAHHTFAAGCFDR